TGGCGGCCAGGGTGCGCCCGGCGCTAGCTTACGGCCTCGACCCGCACCTTTTTTCCATTAAACAGCACCTCGTCGCCCGCCCGCTTGCCGGCCAGCGCCGCCAGTATTGGCGCGGCTGGCGACACGGCCACAAACGCCTGCCCCTCGGCCGTGGCTAGCCGCCCCGCGCTGATGCTGACGTAAAACAGCCCCAAACTAGTGCTGGCCAGCGCCCCAAGCCGCACGGCATCGCTAGCCAGTTCAGGGTTGATTTTTTGCAAGTCGGCCAGCAGCTTTTGGGCCTCGTGCAGCTGCTGGGCGTGGCGGTCGCGCTCCTGCTGGGCCATCTCGCGGCCGGTTTCGTACTTGTCGCCCGCGCTGCTCTTGGTTTCAGAATTGGACGACTCCTGCGCAGCGGCCATGCCCGCGCGGGCCGCGTCGAGGCGCAGCTGCAGGTAGGCCAGGCAGGCGGCGTGAAAGGCAGTTTTGGGAGGCAGAAATTCGCTCATCGTATTTTTTTTAGCGCTACTACCTGCCCGCCGCCACTGGCCAGGTCGAGCGGCAGCGCAGTTTGGCGGGTCACTGTCAGCGTTTTTTGCAGCAGGTGGTTGGGTTGCGTAGCTACATCGGGCGCGTCGGCCCAAAAACTGGCCTGGTACTCACCGGGGGGCAGGAAATCGAGCTTTAGCGAAAGGGTGCGGGGCTGGCTATTGTTTAGCGCGCCCACAAACCAGTCGGTGCCCTTGCGGCGGGCAATGCAGACGTACTGCGCCACTTCGGCCAGCGGCACGCGGGTTTCATCCCACACCGTGGGCAAGGCCCGGATGAAGTCAAAGCCCGGCTGGCCTTCGTAGGCGGTCGGGTAGTCGCACACCATCGTGAGGTAGCTTTCCAGCACCACGTACATGGCCAGCATGTGGGCGCGGGTGCCCACCATGAGCGGGCGCGTGTACTGGGGCCGAAACTGCGTCGGCGGCACCGCCCGGAAGCCACCCAGGTGGTAGTCGGTGGGCCCGGCCAGCAGGCGCGTGAAGGGCATGTTGATGTCGTGGTCGGGCGGCATGGCCGGGCCCCACTTGTTGTTTTCATAGTTGAGCGTGCCCTCGCGGGTTAGCTCATTGGGGTAGGTGCGGCTGAGGCCGGTAGGCTTAAACGCGCCGTGAAACTGAATGTGGATGTGGTGCTGCGCCGCTTTGCGCAGCATTTCTTCCTGCATGTTTACCATCTGCTGGTCGTCGCGGTCCATAAAATCGACCATCATGCCCTGCACGCCCCAGGCCTCAAACTGCGCCAGTGCCTTATCGAGCTGCGCGTAAAATGGCTGCCAGTGCACCCACACCCGCAGCCCCACGCCCTGGCTTTTGGCGTAGTCGCCGAGGCGCTGCATGTCGAGCCCCGGCACGGGTTTGGTCACGTCGGTGTGCGGGCCGGGCGCGTAGCCCTCCCCGTCGTTCTGGTACCAGGCCGCGTTGCCGTAGCCAATAACCGAGTGATACTCAATACCGTGCCGGGCGCAAAAATCAATGTAGTACTGATTGAACTCGAAGCTGCGGCCGGGCGGAAAAATGGTATCGGGCAGAATGTCGCCGTTCCACCAGTGAAAATCGCTCTTGCCCGGCTTCAGCCAGCTAAAATCCTGGCTCGGCGGCTCGTTGAGACTGGTGATAATGTTGGATTCGAGCAGCGTGCCCACCCGCTGGCCCAGCAGCAGCACCCGCCAGGGACTGCGGTGGGGTAGCGCGGCGCGCACTTTCACGGCAGTTTGGCCCGGCAGCGGCGAGAGGCGGCTGGTCAGCACGCCCGCGTGTCTGGCCAGGTACATGCCCGCGTAGTCGCGCAGGGCTGCCTCCGTAATGGCCAGGTACGGCCCACCGGGGTATTGTGCCAGCGTGGGCATGTCCAGGAGCGTATCGGCCCGCACCTGGCTCAGCGGCAGGCGGCTATAAAACCCTTCGTGCGAGGTGGTATAATTGGGCCGAAACAACGTGAGCAGCGTCGGGTCGCCGGCCAGCCGGAAGGTCGAGTTCTCGTCGGTCAGCACGTAGGCAGGCCAGTTCTTTTGCGCCGGAAACTCGTAGCGAAAGGCCAGGCCATCGTCGAAGGCCCGCACCACTAGATTCACCTGCCGCCCCAGCCCCGCTTTTTCCCGCAACGCAATGACTAGCTGGCGGTAGTGATTGCGCACCCGGCTAGCCTTGCCCACTTGCAGGGTATAAAAATTATCCGTTGCCGAAGCCTGGGCGCTCACTAGTTGCAGGCCCGCGCCCCACGCCCCACCCTGCTGAAATACCAGCCCCAGCGGCGACGCCACCACCACCGGCTTGCCCTGAAAATCTACCGCGTACACCGGCGCCTGGGGCGTGAGGCGGAAGCGGTAGGTCAGCTGCCCATCGGGCGAGCGCAGGGTAAGCAATTTTTGGGCGAAGGCGCTGGTAGCCAGTAGCCAACCGGCTACTAGCAGGAGGACAGAGCGGAGCATGGGCGGGAAGAATTGGGGGCGAAAAGGTACGCCATCGCTTCAACCTACGCCGCTTCCGCCGCCCAAGGCAACGCGCCGCCTGCAGACCAGGCCGCTTGGCAGCCAGCGTGAAAAGAACGCTTCCCGGTAAGTCAATCCCCGTTAGTCGGCTAGCCACTGGGTAGCCCAGTACTGGCCGGGGCCAAAGAACAGGCGCAGCACCTCATCCACTAGTTGCGGGCCGTTGGAGCTGTTGGTAAACAGCAGCAGGCTCTCCTGCCGGCCGGGCAAAGTCATGAAGAAGCCCTTGAAGTTGCCATTGTCACCCCATTGCCACTGCGCCAGGCCCTGGCTGGTAGTGGCTAGCCCCACCCCGCAGGCCCAGTCGATGTGCGCGTCGGCGGCCGTGGCCGGCTGGCCGCAGCGGTCGGCGGGCGTGGCGGGCAGGCGCAGCAGCCGGGCCGTGGCCGGCTTCAGTCCCCGCCCGGTGCGCAATGCCTGCAAAAAGCGGTTGTAATCCTCGGCTGTTGAATACAAACTGAACCCCACATAGGCTCCGCGAAGTGGTCAATCGGCGAAGGCTGGCTAGCCCCGTCGTGGCCGGCACTGGCCTTAGCGGCAAAGGCCGGGCGCCAGACAAAGCTACTATTTTTCAGCCCCAGCGGCGTGAATATTTCCTCCTCCGCCAGCCGTTCCCACGACTTGCCGGTGAGGTGCTCCAGCGTTTTTTGCAGCAGCGTGTAGCCCTCACCCGAGTAGTTCCAGCAGCTATCAGGGGCGTATTTCAGCGCTAGGGCCGACGTTCTCCAGCCGGGCGTCGTCGGGTTTTCGGCCCAGTTGGGCAGGCCCGTGGTGTGCGCCAGCGCCATGCGCGCCGTGATGCGGGCGGCGCGGGGCTGGCCGCGTAGCCGGGGGTAGTCGTGGTAGCTCAACAGCGGCTTCTCGAGGTCGAGCAGGCCGCGGTCGTGCAGGCGCAGGGCCACGTAGGCCAGCATTTCCTTGCCCAGCGACGCCGCTTCGAAGATGGTAGCGGCCGTGACGGGCTGCCTGGTGCCGGCTTCGCGCACGCCCAGGCTGTAGGTCTGCACGGTAGTGCCTTTAGTATACACCAGTTGCATGCCGGGCACGTGGTGGTATTGGAGCAGCGCCAAGAGGTCGGCCGCGTGTTGGGCTAGCACGGGTGTGCCTGGGAGCGTGAGCAATAGGAGTACTAAGAGGCGTATCGGCAGCAGGGCAGAAATGGGCAAACGGCTCTATAGCGTGCGCTTACGCATTTTATCTAATTCGTGCTCGTAGACGCTTGTAGACCCTTTTTGCTGCCGGGCCAAGCTAGCGGCCTGCTGCTCCCGGCTCTCGGCCTCGGTATAGAAGCCCAGTCGATAAAGCAGGTGCGCCAGCGTATCGTAGTTGTAGGGTGCGGGGTCGAGGTCCACGGTGCGCTTGCTCCAATTTATGGCGTGCCAGAGGTAGTTATTGTTGCGGGTGCCGGTTTGGTATATCGCCCAGGCACCGTTGTTCAATTCTTGCAGAAAAGAAGCCGGCGGGCTACCCACGGCCACGGGCCGCACCGTGGTAGTAGCGCCCGCCACGGGCGTGTGGCCCGCGGCTCGCTGCCGCGCTGCCGAGTCAAGGTGCTGCAGCAACGCCGATTGCCGCTGCCGAAAAACCCGCAGGGCTTCCAGCGCTTTTTTCACCGTATCGGCGGGCAGGTTCAAGTAGTTTCGCTCGTAGTAGAGCACCGCCTGTCGCAGGTAGCTAGCCGTATCTTTCACGCTCTGGTAAAAGTTGAGCATAGTACGCTCGTAGGTGCGCTGGCCCCTGATATAATCGCCATTCCAAGTGCTGCGGGCAAAGTTGGCGCCCTTCTCGGCCAGGGCGCGGTCTTTCGTAGCCTCGGCTTGCGCCATCGTATTTTTAATGATGAGGCTATTGAAGGCTAAGCGTCGCTGAAGGGGCAAGTTTTTATACAAGCTGTCAATCAGCTTCTGATTCACGTGCGAAAGCTGAAATGCCGGGCTGCCCACCACCGGCCCATTGTCGAGAATAAACAGGACCTCGGCGGGCTGGTAGAAGGCGCCGGCGGGCAGCTGCCGGGCATAGGCATCCAGCACGGCCGGCTCGGCGGGCAGGCGCAGGTCGCGGCGCTTGGTGAGGTAGCGCTTGAGCTGGTCGATGCTCGCGCTACCTTGCTGCACTTCGGCCGCCAGGCTGCTTAGGTTTTGGGGGTCTTGGCGTGCCTGCTCGGCGGCGGCAATATCACGCAGGTAAGTATCAACACTGCTGGAATTGCCCAGGCGGCGATACAGCAGGTTGCCATCGGGGTTAAAATAGAGGTAGCTCGGGTAGCCGGTCACGCCGTAGCGGCGCGCGGCAGCCCCGGCTTCGGCCGTGCCGAAAGCCAGCTCCTTGCTCAGAAAGGTCTGATTTAGCTTCTCCGCCACGGCCGGCGCGAAGAGGCCCGACTTGCTGCGCTCCGCTTTCAGGGCCAGTGGCAGGCTAGCCGATGGCGGGGGCGGCGCAAGCAGCAGAAAGACTGGCTTGTTTTGCTGCCGGGCCTTGGCAAACATCTGGCTTAGCGAGTCTTTCTCAAAATGAATGGCCTGCGCCCACAGCCAGGCGGGCATAATCCAGCAAAAAACCACGAATAGAAGTTTGTATTTCATAGACTATTGAGATGCGCAGACCACAAAAGGAGGAGAAATACGATAGCCAATTGCGTGGGCTAGCCGGGTGGCAGCAGGGCTAGCCTACGCTGTTGCTGGCTAGCCTAATGCGCCTTCAGCCAGTTGTCGCCGGTGCCCACTTCCACTTCCAGCGGCACGCCGTGGGGCAGCAGCAGGGCGGTGGTCATCAGCTCGCGAATTTTGGGCGTCACGTAGTCCACTTCCTCGCGCACGGCATCGAACACGAGTTCGTCGTGTACTTGCAATATCATCTTGGTCCCCAGCTTCTCCTCCCTAAGCCAGTCGTGGATGTTTATCATCGCCATCTTGATAATGTCGGCGGCCGTGCCCTGGATGGGTGCGTTGATGGCGTTGCGCTCGGTGTAGCCGCGCAGCGTGGCGTTGCGCGAATTGATGTCGCGCAGGTAGCGGCGGCGCTTAAGCAGGGTTTCTGCGTATTCCAACTCGCGGGCGCGGTTGATGCTGTCGTCCATGAACTGCTTCACGCTCGGAAACTCCTGGAAATACGTGTCGATAATATCGGTGGCTTCCTTGCGGCTGATGCCGATGCGCTGGGCCAGCCCGAAGGCCGAGATGCCGTAGATAATGCCGAAATTCACGGTCTTGGCCTTGCGCCGCATCTCGCCATCCACCTCGCTCAGCGGCACTTTAAACACTTTACTGGCCGTGCTGGTGTGCACATCCTGCCCGAGCCGGAAGGCTTCAATCATAGTTTTATCGCCCGAGAAATCGGCCATGATGCGCAGCTCCACCTGCGAGTAGTCGGCCGCCAGCAGAATGTGGCCGGCATCGCGCGGCACGAAGGCCTTGCGAATTTCACGGCCCTTCTCGGTGCGAATGGGAATATTCTGAAGGTTCGGGTTGGTCGAAGACAGGCGCCCGGTGGCCGTAACTGCCTGATTGAACGTGGTATGCACGCGCCCATCGGTGCACACCAGCTGTGGCAGCGCCTCCACGTAGGTCGAGCGCAGCTTGGTGAGCTGGCGGTGCTCCAGAATGAGGCCGGCAATGGGGTTATCGGCCGCCAACTGGCTCAAAATCTCCTCGCCGGTGGCGTACTGCCCGGTCTTGGTTTTCTTAATGGTGCCCTTGCCAATCTGCAGCCGGTCAAACAGCACCTCGCCGAGCTGCTTGGGCGAGCCAATGTTGAAGGCCTCGCCAGCTTCCTGGAAAATCTGCGTTTCCAGCTCCGAGATATACCCTTGCAGCTCGGCCGAGTACTCGCCCATCGCGTTCGAGTCGATGCGCACGCCCTCGTGCTCGATGTCGGCCAGCACCGGCACCAGCGGGTTTTCCACGTCGTTGAGCAGGCCTAGCAAACCCAGCTCTTTCAGCATGGGCTCGAAGGTGTGGCGCAGCTGCAAGGTCACGTCGGCGTCTTCGCAGGCGTAGTCGCTCACGGCGGCCGGGTTGAGGTCGGCCATCGTTTTCTGGTTTTTCCCCTTCGGCCCGATGAGGTCGGTGATGGGCACCGGCGTATAGTGCAGGTAGGTTTCGGCCAGCACGTCCATGTTGTGGCGCATATCGGGCTCGATGAGGTAGTGCGCCAGCATGGTATCGAAGAACGGCCCGGCCACCCGCACATCGTAGTTTTTGAGAATCAGCAAGTCGTACTTAATATTCTGCCCGATTTTCAGAATCTGCTCGCTCTCAAAAAACGGCCGAAATTCATCTACCAATGCCTGGCTAGCCGCAGCATCGTCGCTGGGCACGGGCACGTAGTACGCCTCGCCCGCGTGCCAGCAGAAGCTCAGGCCCACCAGCCGCGCCGTCATGGTGTTCAGGCCGGTAGTTTCGGTATCAAAGCTCACTTCTTTTTGCTGCAACAGAAAGTTTAGCAGCGACTTACGCAGCGCAGGCGTGTCAACCAAGTGGTAGTTGTGCGGCACGTCTTCGAGCCGCCGGGTGCTGCCGTGGTACTCCTGCCCCGCGTCGTCGGGGCCAAACTCGCCGTTCTCGGCCGCGATGACTACCGCCGCGCTGCCCTCGCCAAACAACGAGCCCTGCCCCGCCGGGGCCGCTACTTTGGGCCGGCGGGCGCCGCGCCCCACCGGCGCGGCCGGGGCGCGCCCGGCGCTAGGGGCCGCACTACCACCGCCAGCCCCGCCCAGCACCCGCGCCGCCAGCTGCCGAAACTCCAGCTCGTCGAACAGCTGCCGTAGCTGCGCCTCGTCGGGCGCATCCAGCGTCAGGCTCTCGGGCTCAAAATCGATGGGCACATTTACGTGAATCGTGGCCAGCTCCTTGCTCAGCAGGCCCTGCTCGGCAAAGTTGCGCACGTTTTCCTGCTGCTTGCCTTTGAGCTCATCCACGTTGGCAATCAGGTTTTCGACCGAGCCGTACTTCTGAATCAGCGTCTTGGCTGTCTTCTCGCCGATGCCCGGAATGCCCGGAATATTGTCGCTCGCATCGCCTTGCAGGCCCAGAATATCAATCACCTGCTCCACGCGCTCAATCTCAAAGCGCTGGAGCACGTGGGCCACGTCGAGCACCTCAGCCGCGTTGCCCATAAAGGCGGGGCGGTAGATTTTAATCTGCTCGGTCACAAGCTGGCAGTAGTCCTTGTCGGGCGTCATCATAAACACCTCAAAGCCGTGGGCCTCGGCCCGCTGCGCTAGCGTCCCAATCACGTCGTCGGCCTCGTAGCCCTCCATCATCAGAATGGGGATGTGAAAGGCCTTGATAATCTGCTTAATGTAGGGAAGAGCAATACCAATATCCTCGGGCATGGCTTGGCGCTGCGCCTTGTAGGCCGCAAACTGCTCGTGCCGAAAGGTTTTCTTCGGCCCATCGAAGCACACGCCGATGTGGGTGGGCTTCTCCTTCAGCAGCACCTCCACCAACGTATTGGTAAAGCCCAGGATGGCCCCCGTGTTTACCCCCTTCGAGTTGACGCGGGGGTTCTTGGCGAAGGCAAAATGCGAGCGGTAGATGAGGGCAAAAGCGTCGAGCAGGAAAAGCTTTTTGGCGGGCGCGGGCGTGGGTTCGGACATAGGAAGACAAAGGTCGGGGGCACTTGCTAAACTGGTCGGCTGCGGAGTTGATTCAGTTGCTGGTCGAAATCTTCGGCGCGGAAATACAGGAGCTTCTGCCTACCTACCCGGTGTTTTTCCAACAGCTTTAAATCTTCTAGCCCTATTAAGTCGGTGCGAGCCGTTTGGTAAGCAACGCTGAACCGGTTTTCTACTTCTCGGAAGGTCCAGGGAATTTCCGATTTTTTAGCTAGCTCCTGCACGATAACCAGCTGCCGCTCAATTTAATACACCAAGCCGTTTAAAATTTAGGGTTACTTCTTTTCGGCCACCTTGCGCCCGATGTATTGCTGAAGACTATCAAAAGCCTGGCTTAATCTTTTTACTTGGCAATTAATAAAATACGTCAAATTATTGGCATCATTTTCCGTGTGCAGATAAGCTTTGGCATACTGAATAGCTAACTCATGGATTATGCGAGAAATCGACATATACTCCACCAGCCAATAACACTGCCGCAGCAAGTACCAGTAGAATACTGCCCGCGCCGTTCGCCCATTATCATCAATGAACGGATGAATGTAGCCAATCAGAAAGTGTAAAATACAGGCCCGCACAACGGGATGAATGAATAGCCCCGCCTTGGTGCTGTTACTAACTAATTCTTCATTGGCAAACGTGCAGAAAGCCTTCAGCAGTTCGGGAAGCTGCGCGGCGGGTGGCGGCACGTACACCACCTCGCCCGCTACTTCATTCCGCACTTCTACACTATCAGTAAGCCTGATATGTCCGGCATGTGCTTCATCGCGCAAGGTACCTTGCGTCATCTGCTCCTGAATCTGGCAAAGCAGTTCCGGAGTCATTGGCGCTTGCTTACGTGTTTGCACAAACTGAATAGTCCGGTAATATTCAGTATCACCTGCTCCGACTTGGTACGCGGCGGGCGTTACTTGCGTAGCATTTCCTTGGCTATTTCCCTCTTAGTAGAAGCCCCTTCGGGTTGGCTGGATGCGATAGCCTCTCCCATTATTGAGCCAACCAAGTAGCGATTTTTGTCTTCGGCTGGAATCAGACTATCGCTTCGCAACATTCCGCCCAAGTATAAATCGAAGCGGTGCAGCTTCTCTAACGTTGATTCTGTTATCTGAAAAGAAAAGGTGAAGCTAGTTACAGTTACATCTGACAATTTCAGCCTGCGCAAACTACTTTGCCTTACTATCTTAATCAACATCCAGGCATCTTGCTCAGACAACCTGCCCTTTTTAGCCTAGCGCTTGACTTCCGTCCAATAGGGGTAGTCTTGGCCTACCCGATGCAGCCAATTCGTCAAAACTGGCTCCTGCTGTAAAAACTTATCCCTGGTATATTCCGAAAGTCCAGATAAAGCAAAAGAGAATAGCGATTCTACGTATATAGTTTACAAAACTTACTAACTATTAACAAAAACAGTAGGTTTTGGCAACGGAAAAAGCCGGGCGTTTCCGGGCGGCTTTTGGCAGTAGTGACTAGCCCTAGAAATTCGGCGACAGCAAGTACTTGTGGTAGAAGTCGTCGATGATTTTCACCGCTTCGCTGGCGTCGTCCACGATGTGCACGAGGTCTAGGTCTTCGGGCGAAATATTGCGCTCGGCGCCCAGCATCACGCTTTTAATCCACTCAAAGAGGCCGCCCCAGTAGGCCGAGCCTACCAGCACAATGGGAAAGCGGCCGATTTTTTTGGTTTGAATCAGCGTCAGGGCCTCAAACAACTCGTCGATGGTGCCGAAACCGCCGGGCATGCCCACGAAGGCCTGCGCGTACTTCACAAACATCACCTTGCGCACGAAAAAGTAATCGAAGTCGATGCACTTATCCTGGTCGATGTAGAGGTTATGGGTCTGTTCAAAAGGCAGCTCAATGTTGAGGCCCACCGACTTACCGCCCTCGGCGCGGGCGCCTTTGTTGCCGGCTTCCATAATGCCGGGGCCGCCGCCCGTGATGACGCCGTAGCCGTGGCGCACCAGCTTGGAGGCGATTTCCTCGGCTAGCTTATAGTATTGATTATCGGGCTTGGTGCGGGCCGAGCCGAAGATACTTACGCAGGGGCCGATTTTGGAGAGCTTCTCGAAGCCTTCCACAAACTCAGCCATCACCTTGAAAATCTGCCAGCTATCTGCAATCTTAATCTCGTTCCAGTCTTTATCCACGAAGGCTTTGCGGATGCGCTGCTCGTCGGGGTCGTGGGCACCTTTGGCCACGCCGCCGGTTTGCTGGCGCAGCTCGGTGATGCTAGTAAGTTTATTGTCGTTGACGTTGGGCTGCACAATGGTCTTGCCCGAGCCCGCGTTCAGGGTTTCTTCGGAAGACTTGGTTTTGCTGGTTTTCTTGAGTTTAGACATATCCTAGCCAGGGTGGGGTAAAAACGAAACCGCCCCAGCTTGGAAAGTGGGGCGGCCAAAAGTAGGGGCGCGAAGATAGG
The genomic region above belongs to Hymenobacter sp. BRD128 and contains:
- a CDS encoding 3-oxoacyl-ACP synthase gives rise to the protein MSEFLPPKTAFHAACLAYLQLRLDAARAGMAAAQESSNSETKSSAGDKYETGREMAQQERDRHAQQLHEAQKLLADLQKINPELASDAVRLGALASTSLGLFYVSISAGRLATAEGQAFVAVSPAAPILAALAGKRAGDEVLFNGKKVRVEAVS
- a CDS encoding glycoside hydrolase family 97 protein, translated to MLRSVLLLVAGWLLATSAFAQKLLTLRSPDGQLTYRFRLTPQAPVYAVDFQGKPVVVASPLGLVFQQGGAWGAGLQLVSAQASATDNFYTLQVGKASRVRNHYRQLVIALREKAGLGRQVNLVVRAFDDGLAFRYEFPAQKNWPAYVLTDENSTFRLAGDPTLLTLFRPNYTTSHEGFYSRLPLSQVRADTLLDMPTLAQYPGGPYLAITEAALRDYAGMYLARHAGVLTSRLSPLPGQTAVKVRAALPHRSPWRVLLLGQRVGTLLESNIITSLNEPPSQDFSWLKPGKSDFHWWNGDILPDTIFPPGRSFEFNQYYIDFCARHGIEYHSVIGYGNAAWYQNDGEGYAPGPHTDVTKPVPGLDMQRLGDYAKSQGVGLRVWVHWQPFYAQLDKALAQFEAWGVQGMMVDFMDRDDQQMVNMQEEMLRKAAQHHIHIQFHGAFKPTGLSRTYPNELTREGTLNYENNKWGPAMPPDHDINMPFTRLLAGPTDYHLGGFRAVPPTQFRPQYTRPLMVGTRAHMLAMYVVLESYLTMVCDYPTAYEGQPGFDFIRALPTVWDETRVPLAEVAQYVCIARRKGTDWFVGALNNSQPRTLSLKLDFLPPGEYQASFWADAPDVATQPNHLLQKTLTVTRQTALPLDLASGGGQVVALKKIR
- a CDS encoding serine hydrolase — translated: MLTLPGTPVLAQHAADLLALLQYHHVPGMQLVYTKGTTVQTYSLGVREAGTRQPVTAATIFEAASLGKEMLAYVALRLHDRGLLDLEKPLLSYHDYPRLRGQPRAARITARMALAHTTGLPNWAENPTTPGWRTSALALKYAPDSCWNYSGEGYTLLQKTLEHLTGKSWERLAEEEIFTPLGLKNSSFVWRPAFAAKASAGHDGASQPSPIDHFAEPMWGSVCIQQPRITTAFCRHCAPGGD
- the polA gene encoding DNA polymerase I translates to MSEPTPAPAKKLFLLDAFALIYRSHFAFAKNPRVNSKGVNTGAILGFTNTLVEVLLKEKPTHIGVCFDGPKKTFRHEQFAAYKAQRQAMPEDIGIALPYIKQIIKAFHIPILMMEGYEADDVIGTLAQRAEAHGFEVFMMTPDKDYCQLVTEQIKIYRPAFMGNAAEVLDVAHVLQRFEIERVEQVIDILGLQGDASDNIPGIPGIGEKTAKTLIQKYGSVENLIANVDELKGKQQENVRNFAEQGLLSKELATIHVNVPIDFEPESLTLDAPDEAQLRQLFDELEFRQLAARVLGGAGGGSAAPSAGRAPAAPVGRGARRPKVAAPAGQGSLFGEGSAAVVIAAENGEFGPDDAGQEYHGSTRRLEDVPHNYHLVDTPALRKSLLNFLLQQKEVSFDTETTGLNTMTARLVGLSFCWHAGEAYYVPVPSDDAAASQALVDEFRPFFESEQILKIGQNIKYDLLILKNYDVRVAGPFFDTMLAHYLIEPDMRHNMDVLAETYLHYTPVPITDLIGPKGKNQKTMADLNPAAVSDYACEDADVTLQLRHTFEPMLKELGLLGLLNDVENPLVPVLADIEHEGVRIDSNAMGEYSAELQGYISELETQIFQEAGEAFNIGSPKQLGEVLFDRLQIGKGTIKKTKTGQYATGEEILSQLAADNPIAGLILEHRQLTKLRSTYVEALPQLVCTDGRVHTTFNQAVTATGRLSSTNPNLQNIPIRTEKGREIRKAFVPRDAGHILLAADYSQVELRIMADFSGDKTMIEAFRLGQDVHTSTASKVFKVPLSEVDGEMRRKAKTVNFGIIYGISAFGLAQRIGISRKEATDIIDTYFQEFPSVKQFMDDSINRARELEYAETLLKRRRYLRDINSRNATLRGYTERNAINAPIQGTAADIIKMAMINIHDWLREEKLGTKMILQVHDELVFDAVREEVDYVTPKIRELMTTALLLPHGVPLEVEVGTGDNWLKAH
- a CDS encoding Fic family protein, whose product is MQTRKQAPMTPELLCQIQEQMTQGTLRDEAHAGHIRLTDSVEVRNEVAGEVVYVPPPAAQLPELLKAFCTFANEELVSNSTKAGLFIHPVVRACILHFLIGYIHPFIDDNGRTARAVFYWYLLRQCYWLVEYMSISRIIHELAIQYAKAYLHTENDANNLTYFINCQVKRLSQAFDSLQQYIGRKVAEKK
- a CDS encoding TIGR00730 family Rossman fold protein — its product is MSKLKKTSKTKSSEETLNAGSGKTIVQPNVNDNKLTSITELRQQTGGVAKGAHDPDEQRIRKAFVDKDWNEIKIADSWQIFKVMAEFVEGFEKLSKIGPCVSIFGSARTKPDNQYYKLAEEIASKLVRHGYGVITGGGPGIMEAGNKGARAEGGKSVGLNIELPFEQTHNLYIDQDKCIDFDYFFVRKVMFVKYAQAFVGMPGGFGTIDELFEALTLIQTKKIGRFPIVLVGSAYWGGLFEWIKSVMLGAERNISPEDLDLVHIVDDASEAVKIIDDFYHKYLLSPNF